The proteins below come from a single Lonchura striata isolate bLonStr1 chromosome 10, bLonStr1.mat, whole genome shotgun sequence genomic window:
- the SAMD7 gene encoding sterile alpha motif domain-containing protein 7, whose protein sequence is MTPREHMRKMSILGEQGSLEEKHLYRLAGSMAAGELRQRQEMLMRNQLMAVNPQLMGPGQQRMQAIPAQFEPRLVDRDLLPSTEMMASADPRQIHMASHLAPTVPQHPNMPNLLSNRVYPGPGYSFLQPESMEAVARRQELVQKQNIARMEMEMSAIFQQKEMEKAHRKGLLGLEAPFLYHGMPASPIAFRGRHRLPEGHLANDLYVHRTTLDEIHGNTVLMASSPYPPVSTLQRERGRRPGRRAGNHKTAEGSTNGTKSQADDKSTDSASAAVDDEKEDKKEVEVETPNKHEQSKNRTEPAVVAKNCKEFEQGLRKNCATHEIPTETTSCSNTNGKEANSSCAAFDDKYLYPSAIPFSALPYGFPVPNNPLLPSGAHGLILNGEDISSVEDIRKWTVDDVHNFIVNLPGCSDYAQIFKDHAIDGETLPLLTEEHLLDTMGLKLGPALKIRSQVSRRLGNVFYMMNVPLPVPLPPAPGKPSEQPSDMASPLHCNSSGDTLDSPCSQDPETSQAVEQMVSESRENPCDTAGSQADFQMIAFQKS, encoded by the exons ATGACTCCCCGGGAGCACATGAGGAAGATGTCCATCCTGGGGGAGCAGGGATCACTGGAGGAAAAGCACCTGTACCGGCTGGCTGGCAGCATGGCAGCAGGAG AGCTGCGGCAGCGGCAGGAGATGCTGATGAGGAACCAGCTGATGGCAGTAAACCCGCAGCTGATGGGGCCGGGCCAGCAGAGGATGCAGGCGATCCCCGCCCAGTTTGAGCCGCGACTGGTGGACAG AGATCTGCTTCCTTCAACTGAAATGATGGCCTCAGCTGACCCCAGACAAATCCACATGGCATCCCACCTGGCACCCACGGTCCCACAGCATCCCAACATGCCAAACCTGTTGTCCAACCGTGTCTACCCAGGCCCAG GATACAGTTTTTTGCAACCAGAATCCATGGAAGCTGTGGCCAGAAGACAAGAACTGgttcaaaagcaaaatattgcCAG AATGGAAATGGAGATGAGTGCTATTTTTCAGCAAAAGGAAATGGAGAAAGCCCATCGGAAAGGACTCCTGGGCCTGGAAGCCCCTTTCCTTTACCACGGGATGCCAGCGAGTCCCATTGCTTTCCGTGGCAGGCACAGACTCCCTGAAGGGCACCTTGCCAACGACCTGTACGTCCATCGTACCACCCTGGATGAGATCCATGGCAACACCGTGCTCATGGCAAGCAGCCCATACCCACCAGTCAGCACCCTGCAAAGGGAGAGGGGGCGCCGCCCAGGGAGAAGAGCTGGAAATCACAAAACTGCCGAGGGCAGCACCAACGGCACGAAGAGCCAGGCAGATGACAAATCCACCGACTCTGCCTCAGCTGCAGTGGATGATGAGAAAGAAGACAAGAAGGAAGTAGAGGTGGAGACGCCAAACAAACACGAGCAGAGCAAAAACCGGACTGAGCCAGCAGTAGTTGCCAAGAACTGCAAAGAGTTTGAACAAGGCTTGAGAAAAAACTGTGCTACTCATGAAATTCCTACTGAAACCACCAGCTGCAGCAACACAAATGGGAAGGAAGCCAACAgttcctgtgctgcttttgaTGACAAGTACCTGTACCCTTCTGCAATCCCATTCTCAGCGTTACCATATGGATTTCCAGTGCCCAACAACCCATTGCTACCTTCAG GAGCTCATGGCCTGATCCTGAATGGAGAAGACATTTCTTCTGTTGAAGACATTCGCAAGTGGACAGTTGATGATGTGCACAACTTCATTGTCAacctcccaggctgctcagattATGCCCAG ATATTTAAAGACCATGCTATTGATGGAGAAACCCTTCCACTGCTAACAGAGGAGCATCTCCTGGATACAATGGGATTAAAACTTGGACCAGCATTAAAAATTCGCTCTCAG GTGTCCCGACGTCTGGGCAATGTGTTCTACATGATGAATGTCCCTCTGCCCGTGCccctgcctcctgctccagggaaaCCCTCAGAGCAGCCCTCTGACATGGCCTCCCCTCTGCACTGCAACAGCAGCGGTGACACCCTGGACAGTCCCTGCTCCCAGGACCCAGAAACCTCCCAGGCAGTGGAACAGATGGTTTCAGAAAGCAGGGAAAATCCATGTGACACAGCTGGATCCCAGGCTGACTTCCAGATGATTGCTTTCCAGAAAAGTTGA